DNA sequence from the Streptomyces sp. CA-210063 genome:
GGCGTCGAGGGCACCCACTTCACCCGTGGCGCGGACGGCTCCCCGCAGGCCACCAAGCTCGGCGAGGTCGAGAACAACACCAACCTGCCGCTGAAGTACCTCGCCGAGGGCCCCCAGGTGCTGTTCGTGCCGGGCATGCCGGACGCCGTACGGGCCCTGCACACCTGGCAGCGGAAGGTCGTGCCGCACGCCATCCGCAACGCCTCCTTCGGTCTCCAGTCCGCCACGAAGAACTCCCAGGGCACCACACTCAAGGCTCTCGTCGACGACACGGTCACCGGCATCATCGCCGGGCGCCTCCCGCTCTCCGAGTGGGACGCGACCGTGAAGAAGTGGCGCCAGCGGGGCGGCGACAGAATGGCCGAGGAGTTCGCGAAGGACCACGCGGCCAACACGTGAGCGCGGCCGGCCGCCGGTCGGCATGGAACGGACTTTCCTGGAAAGGCAGTTGCGGGGGATGGGGAACGACAAGGTGTCCAAGGGGCGGGTCACGATCCGGGAGGTCGCCGAGCGGGCCGGGGTGTCGATGGCCACCGCCTCCCGCGCGCTCAGCGGCAACCATCCGGTGCCCGCCGCCACCCGGGCCCGCGTCCTGCGCGCCGCCCGCGAGCTCGACTACGTCGCCAACGCGCACGCCCGCGCCCTGGTCGGCGGCGGCCGCAAGATGGCCGCCGTCGTCGTCCGCCAGGTCACCAGCCCCTTCTACGCCCAGGTCGCCGAGGGCGTGGAGGCGGAGGCCGCCGACCGGGGCTGGCTGTGCGTGGTCGGCGCCACGGGCGGTGATCCGCAGCGGGAGATGGACTTCGTGCGGCTCATGCGGGAGGAGGGGGCACGCCTGGTGATCCTCGTCGGCGGGGTCGTCGAGGACGACGCGTACCGCTCACGCGTGGCCCAGTACGCGCAGGCCCTGGACTCCTCCGGCGCCCGGCTGGTGCTGTGCGGGCGGCCGGCCCCGGATCCCGATATCCCGGCGCTGGTCGTCGAGTTCGACAACGAGGCCGGGGCGCGGGCGATCACCGGGCATCTGCTGTCGGCCGGGCACCGCCGGATCGTCTTCCTCGGCGGGCTGCCCGGGAACACCGCGCTCGACGCCCGCGTCGCGGGGTACCGGGCCGCGCTGGCCGAGCACGGGTTGCCTCCGGCGGCCGCGCGGGTGGTGGACTGCGGCCTCGGTCGCGCTGCCGGGCTGCGTGCGATGACCGAACTCCTCAAAGAAACAAGGGAGTTCACGGCCGTGTTCGCGGGGGACGACATGGTCGCGGCGGGGGCGCTCCGCGCGATCGCCGACGCGGGGTTTCGTGTCCCCGAGGACGTGTCGGTCGTCGGGTACAACGACATCCCCTTGGCCGAGGACTTCAACCCGCCGCTGACCACGGTTCGCACGCCTGCGGAGGAGCTGGGGCGGGCGGCTGTGCGGATCGCTCTGCGTGATCCGGAGCATGCCGCGGGGAGCCACCATCTGTTGGGCACACACATAGTCGTACGCCGCAGTGTCGCTCCCCCAGGAGAGCCGTCGTGACAGTGCGGGTCGTGTGTGGCTGGTCGCGCAGTTCCCCGCGCCCCTATCGGGGCGCTGCCCGCCCTTGACCACAACTCACCGGAGGACCCACCCCCGTATGACCGCGCCCTTTGTGTCGCTTCCCGATGATCCGACCTTCCTGACCAACCTCCCCTCCCTGCCCCCACCCGACCACGCCCTCTCCCCCCTCACCGGCTGGACCCGCGCCCACTGGGAGGCCGTCGCCGATCGGCTGCTGGACGGGCTGGTGCCGTACGCGTCGCCGGGGCTGGCCCAGTACCGGCTGCCGGGGCGGGCCAGTCACTCCGGGCCCTTGTCCGACGGGCTGGAGGGCTTCGCCCGTTCCTTCCTGCTCGCCGCCTTCCGGATCGCGGGATCGGAAGGGCGGGTCGGGCCTGCCCTGATCGAGCGGTACGCGGCCGGGCTAGCCGCCGGGACCGATCCGTGCGGCGGGGAGGAGCGGTGGCCAGCCATCACCGACCGGGCGCAGCCCATGGTGGAGGCCGCGTCGATCGCGATCGCGCTGCATGAGACCCGCCCGTGGCTGTGGGACCACCTCGACGACGCCGTACGCGGCCGGGTGACCGACTGGCTCGGCGGCTTCGTCGGGGCGGACGTCAACGACTCCAACTGGCGGCTCTTCCAGGTGATCACCGAGGAGTTCCTCGCCTCGGTCGGCGCCCCGCACAGCCGGGACGAGATCGAATCGGGGCTCGCCCGGCTGGAGGACTGGTACCGGGGCGGCGGCTGGTACACCGACGGCGACGGGCGGAAGTTCGACTACTACAACGGGTGGGCGCTGCATCTGTATCCGGTGCTGTGGGCGCGGATCGCGGGGCCGAGGGCGGACCCCGGGCGGGTGGCACGCCACCGTGCGCGGCTGCGTGAATTCCTCGCCGCCCACCAGCACTTCTTCGGCGCCGACGGGGCACCACTGCACCAGGGCCGTTCGCTCACCTACCGCTTCGCGACCACCGCCCCGCTGTGGGCGGGTGCCCTCGCCGACGCCACGCCCCTGCCGCCCGGCCGTACCCGCCGGCTCGCCTCCGGTGCCCTGAGGCACTTCGCGGAACGCGGTGCGCCCGACGAGCGGGGCCTGCTCACGCTGGGCTGGTACCGGCCCTTCCTCCCCGTCACCCAGCGCTACTCGGGGCCCGCCTCCCCGTACTGGGCGAGCAAGGCCTTCCTCGGCCTCCTCCTCCCCGAGAGCCACCCCGTGTGGACGGCGCCGGAGGAGCCCGCGCCCGTCGACACGGCCGACACGACGCTGGCCCTGCCCGGCCCCGGCTGGCTGCTGCACTCCACCGCCGCCGACGGGCTCGTACGGCTCGTCAACCACGGCAGCGACCGGTTACCGCCCCCGCCCGCGACGGCCGACGACAGCCCGCACTATGCCAAGTTCGCCTACTCCAGCGGCACCGCGCCCGAGACCCCGACCGGCCCCGACAACCACCTCGCCCTTTTCGCCCCGGACGGCACACCTTCCCCGCGCGGCCGTATCCACCCGCTCGGCGTCGACGGCCGCCGAGCCGCCTCCTGGCACGAAGCCCTGGGGCACCGCGTCGAGACGGTCAGTGTGGTGCACGGCCCGTGGGAGGTGCGGGTGCACCGTCTCGACGTACCGTCCGGGACGGCCGTACGGGAAGGGGGGTGGGCCGTGGCCGACGACGCGGCGCCGCCCGTGGGGGAGGCCGGGCCGGGGCCCCGGGCGTCGGCCCGTCGCGCGGACGGCCTGACCAGCGTGATCGTGGGCCTGCACGGCTGGAGCGGGCCCGGTGCCGTCGTTCGGGCCCGCGACGCCAACGCGTACGGTCGCCACTCGGCGACGCCCGTGCTCGAGGGGAACGCCGCTCCGCTCCTGGTCACGCTCGTCATCCTCAGCGGCGACCCGCACGTGTCGTACACGGGGGCGAGTGCGGCCGTCGACATCGACGGAACCGTGGACGTCCGCTTCCCGGACGGCACCCGGGAGCACGTGTGATGCGATGAAACGCCGTAGATGTCCCAGGAGTTGTCCCAGGAGTTGACGCTCCCTTAGGGGCAGTGGCCGAAGGGACAATTTTGGGAAACCTGTGAGATCCCTACCTTGGTTGCGCACCGCACATCCGCCTCAGTGTGCGTCCACCCCAAGGAGACCTTCGTGCTCAACCGTTCGTTCCTCACCCGCAAACTGTCGACCCTGGCGGTCGCGGGGGCCGCCATGCTCGCGGTCCTCGCCCCGGCCGGCGCGGCGTCCGCCAACGCCCATGCCACGGTCGCCAAGAAGACCCAGACGGCGGTCGCGGAGCAGGAGGCCACGGCCGCCGCGGCCGGCCCGAAGCTGCGCAAGCTCTACGACTGGCGCTTCCACGTGAAGCCCAACAACGCCAAGTACATCGGCCGGCCCTGGAGTGCCAAGGAGCCGATGCAGGAGCTGAAGAAGTGCTTCAACTGCACGTTCCCCGTCAAGAACGCGCCGAAGAAGTACCCCAAGGAGGGGCAGCTGATCAAGCTGAAGGCGTGCGCGGCCGGCTCCTTCGGCTGTAAGAACGCACCGGTCAAGTTCTACACGAAGGGCATGAAGAACGGCTGGTACTTCGTCGCGCAGAAGGGCCACTTCGACGGCGCGGGCTCCAAGGTCTACTTCCAGTTCTACAACGATGCGAAGACCGGCTACCTGAAGCTCCACGTCTGGGCCTACGTCGCGAAGCCGAGCGTTCCGGACGGCGTCAACAAGTCGTTCGCGCGCGGCAAATGGCAGGACTTCAACCACAAGATGGGCGTGAAGATCGCCTGCAGGCACAGCTCTTCCTGCTGACGCCTGACGCCTGACGCCTGACCCACCTGGTCCCCGGCGGACCGCTGAGCCCCTCCGCTCAGCGGTCCGCCAGTGTCATGGCTTGGTCCAGTGCCTGGAGGAAGCCGTTGACCGTGGTCCGGTCGCGGACCGCCAGGCGCAGCCATTCCTCGTCCAGCCCCGGGAAGGTGTCGCCGCGACGGACGGCGAAGCCGAGGTTGCGCAGATGGCGTCGTACGGCCGCCGCGCGGGGCAGGCGGACCAGGACGAACGGGCCCTCGGCGGGCTCGGCCACGACGAGTCCGTCGGGGCCGAACTCCTGGAGCCCGGCGACCAGATGGGCACGGTCGGCGGCGATCCGGTCGGCCGCGGCGGACGCCTCCGCCAGGGCCCGGTCCGACACACACGCCTCGGCCGCCGCGAGAGCGGGCGTGGACACCGGCCACAGGGGCTGGGCACGCTCCAGCTCGGCTATCGTCTCGGGCGCGGCGAGGACGTAGCCGATCCGCAGACCGGCCAGCCCCCATGTCTTGGTGAGGCTGCGCAGCACGACGAGGCCGGGCACGTCCGTCCGTCCGGCCAGCGCCTCGCGCTCACCCGGCACCGCGTCCATGAACGCCTCGTCGACCACCAGCATCCGCCCCGGCCTGGCGAGTCGGGCGATGGACGCCGCCGGGTGCAGTACCGACGTCGGATTGGTCGGGTTGCCGATGACGACCAGGTCCGCGTCCTCCGGCACGGCCGCCGGGTCCAGGCGGAAGCCGTCAGACTCCCGCAGCAGCACCCGGTCCACGGTGTGCCCGGCGTCCCGCAGCGCGGCCTCCGGTTCCGTGAACTGCGGGTGCACGACCACCGGTTGGTGGACTTTGAGGGCGCGCGCGAGCAGCACGAAGGCCTCGGCGGCACCCGCCGTGAGCAGCACGCGCTCCGTCGGCAGCCCGTGCCGGGCCGCCACCGCCGCCCGGGCGACGCGCCCGTCCGGGTAGGCGGCCAGTCCGGTCAGCGACTCGGCGATCCGCTCCCGCAGCCAGGCGGGCGGTGTGTCGGCCCGGACGTTCACGGCGAGATCGATGAGTCTCGCCCCGTCGTCCCGGACCTCGGCATCGCCGTGATGCCGTAGGTCGTGGCCGCTCGCGGTGTCCGGTTCAGTGTGCATGGGAGTGCGCGTGTCCCCCGTGGTGATGGTGGTGGCCGTGGTGCCCGTCGTCGTCCGGGTGGAAGTGCGGCTGCTGCGGCAGCCCCACCTTGTCCTCGAAGCCGGGCAGGGCGACGCGGTAGACGCAGGAGTCGCAGTTCATGCGCAGATCGCCCGCCAGCGCCTCCCGGTACCGCTCCATGACCAGATCGAGCAACTCCGGTTCCGGTCCGATGACATCGGCCGACCGTACCTCGATCTCCGGATGCGCGGCAGCCCAGCCCTCGGTCTGGTTCCGCACCCGGTCCGGCAGGATTCCGGTGAACAGGAAGTACGGCAGCACCACGATCCGCCGGGCACCCAGCTTCACACACCGGTCGAGGCCGCTCGGCACGTCCGGCGCCGCCAGCGACACGAACGCCGTCTCCACACCCGCGTACCCGCGCCCTTCCCACAGCAGCCGGGCCGCCTTGTGCACCTCGGCGTTGGCGTCGGGGTCGGTGGACCCGCGTCCGACGAGCAGCACGGTCACATCTGCCCGGTCGCCCGGGGTACGGCCGTCTCCGCCGAGCGCCTCGTCCAGCCGCCGCTCCAGCACACGGAGCAGCGCCGGGTGCGGGCCCAGCGGACGGCCATAGGTGTACGAGATCCCCGGGTGCCGCTCCTTCTCCCGGGCCAGCGCGGCCGGGATGTCCCCCTTGGCGTGCCCGGCGGACACCAGCATCAGCGGGACGGCGGCGAACCGCCGCACCCCCCGCTCCACCAGCTCGGTCACGGCCTCGCCCAGCGGCGGCGGCGACAGCTCGATGAAACCGCCCGCGACGGGCAGCTCGGGATGGCGGCGCCCCAGCTCCCGTACGAAGTCGCGGAACGCCTCGGCCCCGGCATCGTCCCGGGTGCCATGACCGGCGATGAGCAGGGCGGGCGGCGGGGTGGTCACGATTTCTCCTCGGCATATGGAACATCGGAGCAGCGAACATCGGAGCAGCGAACGTCGGAGCAGGGAACATCGAAGTAGGGAACATCGAAGTAGGGAACAGGGGCGTGCGGCAGGGCGTCGAGTGTGGCGGCGACCACCGCCGCCACACCCGCCCCGGACACGCCGCCGACGGCGGTCGAGCGGTCCTCACGGTTCACCGGGCGCCCTCCGGGTTCTCCTGCCAGCGGTAGCCGCGCGGCGTCACCATGCGCCCCGCGATCTCCCGGGTCGCCGTGTTGCCCACGGTCACGACGGTCATCATGTCGACCGTCGCCGGATCCAGCGAGGCCAGGGTCGTCAGCCGGCTCGTTCCGTCCGGCCGTGAGGCGTTGCGTACGACACCGACGGGCGTCGTCGGCTCCCGGTGCTCGGCCAGGATCGAGAGCGCCTTCGGCAGCTGCCAGTCCCGGCCCCGGCTGCGCGGGTTGTAGAACGTCACCACGATGTCCGCCTCGGCCGCCGCCCGCACCCGCCGCTCGATGACCTCCCACGGCGTGTGCAGATCGGACAGGCTGATCGAGACATGGTCGTGCCCGAGGGGTGCGCCGAGGATCGCGGCGGCGGCGAGCGCGGCCGTGACACCGGGCACGCCGATCACGTCGATGTCGTCGGAGGCCTCGGCGAGCGCGGGCGACGCCATGGCGTACACCCCCGCGTCCCCGCTCCCGATCAGCGCGACGGCCTGCCCCTTCCGGGCCTCCTCCACCGCCGTCCGCGCCCGTTCCTCCTCCGCGCCGAGCCCGGACTCCAGGATCCGGGTGCCGGGCCGCAGCAGATCGCGGATCTGGTCCACG
Encoded proteins:
- a CDS encoding LacI family DNA-binding transcriptional regulator, which produces MGNDKVSKGRVTIREVAERAGVSMATASRALSGNHPVPAATRARVLRAARELDYVANAHARALVGGGRKMAAVVVRQVTSPFYAQVAEGVEAEAADRGWLCVVGATGGDPQREMDFVRLMREEGARLVILVGGVVEDDAYRSRVAQYAQALDSSGARLVLCGRPAPDPDIPALVVEFDNEAGARAITGHLLSAGHRRIVFLGGLPGNTALDARVAGYRAALAEHGLPPAAARVVDCGLGRAAGLRAMTELLKETREFTAVFAGDDMVAAGALRAIADAGFRVPEDVSVVGYNDIPLAEDFNPPLTTVRTPAEELGRAAVRIALRDPEHAAGSHHLLGTHIVVRRSVAPPGEPS
- a CDS encoding DUF2264 domain-containing protein; its protein translation is MTAPFVSLPDDPTFLTNLPSLPPPDHALSPLTGWTRAHWEAVADRLLDGLVPYASPGLAQYRLPGRASHSGPLSDGLEGFARSFLLAAFRIAGSEGRVGPALIERYAAGLAAGTDPCGGEERWPAITDRAQPMVEAASIAIALHETRPWLWDHLDDAVRGRVTDWLGGFVGADVNDSNWRLFQVITEEFLASVGAPHSRDEIESGLARLEDWYRGGGWYTDGDGRKFDYYNGWALHLYPVLWARIAGPRADPGRVARHRARLREFLAAHQHFFGADGAPLHQGRSLTYRFATTAPLWAGALADATPLPPGRTRRLASGALRHFAERGAPDERGLLTLGWYRPFLPVTQRYSGPASPYWASKAFLGLLLPESHPVWTAPEEPAPVDTADTTLALPGPGWLLHSTAADGLVRLVNHGSDRLPPPPATADDSPHYAKFAYSSGTAPETPTGPDNHLALFAPDGTPSPRGRIHPLGVDGRRAASWHEALGHRVETVSVVHGPWEVRVHRLDVPSGTAVREGGWAVADDAAPPVGEAGPGPRASARRADGLTSVIVGLHGWSGPGAVVRARDANAYGRHSATPVLEGNAAPLLVTLVILSGDPHVSYTGASAAVDIDGTVDVRFPDGTREHV
- the cobC gene encoding Rv2231c family pyridoxal phosphate-dependent protein CobC codes for the protein MHTEPDTASGHDLRHHGDAEVRDDGARLIDLAVNVRADTPPAWLRERIAESLTGLAAYPDGRVARAAVAARHGLPTERVLLTAGAAEAFVLLARALKVHQPVVVHPQFTEPEAALRDAGHTVDRVLLRESDGFRLDPAAVPEDADLVVIGNPTNPTSVLHPAASIARLARPGRMLVVDEAFMDAVPGEREALAGRTDVPGLVVLRSLTKTWGLAGLRIGYVLAAPETIAELERAQPLWPVSTPALAAAEACVSDRALAEASAAADRIAADRAHLVAGLQEFGPDGLVVAEPAEGPFVLVRLPRAAAVRRHLRNLGFAVRRGDTFPGLDEEWLRLAVRDRTTVNGFLQALDQAMTLADR
- a CDS encoding sirohydrochlorin chelatase, producing MTTPPPALLIAGHGTRDDAGAEAFRDFVRELGRRHPELPVAGGFIELSPPPLGEAVTELVERGVRRFAAVPLMLVSAGHAKGDIPAALAREKERHPGISYTYGRPLGPHPALLRVLERRLDEALGGDGRTPGDRADVTVLLVGRGSTDPDANAEVHKAARLLWEGRGYAGVETAFVSLAAPDVPSGLDRCVKLGARRIVVLPYFLFTGILPDRVRNQTEGWAAAHPEIEVRSADVIGPEPELLDLVMERYREALAGDLRMNCDSCVYRVALPGFEDKVGLPQQPHFHPDDDGHHGHHHHHGGHAHSHAH